The following proteins come from a genomic window of Pecten maximus unplaced genomic scaffold, xPecMax1.1, whole genome shotgun sequence:
- the LOC117318441 gene encoding uncharacterized protein K02A2.6-like, with translation MAESSSRSLGKNYLILIDYFSRYVEIAHLTNITSSQVILRMKNIFAHWGIPEELVSDNGTQFASDEFADFARDYEFRQVFSSPHYPQGNWEAESAVKIAKRILAQDDVFAALMVYRATPNGSTGYSPSQLMMGRQIRTKLPVTEKKLLPEWPKPKVVRARDTQYKKRYAFYYNRRNGNRELPQLDVGDDVRIKVDKEKLWSTSGVVERADLEKRSYLVRNTTGCLSEKSPTSTIG, from the coding sequence ATGGCAGAGAGTAGCAGCAGATCTCTGGGCAAGAATTACCTCATTCTGATTGACTATTTCTCTCGATATGTCGAGATTGCTCATCTTACCAACATTACCAGTAGTCAAGTTATTCTTCGAATGAAAAACATTTTCGCGCATTGGGGTATTCCAGAGGAACTTGTATCCGACAACGGTACACAGTTTGCGTCGGATGAGTTTGCTGATTTCGCAAGGGATTATGAATTTAGACAAGTATTCTCCAGCCCTCACTACCCTCAAGGTAATTGGGAGGCTGAGAGTGCGGTGAAGATAGCTAAACGCATATTGGCACAAGATGACGTTTTTGCGGCTCTCATGGTTTATCGTGCAACGCCTAATGGGTCAACTGGGTACAGTCCAAGTCAATTAATGATGGGGAGACAAATCCGAACAAAATTACCTGTAACGGAAAAGAAACTACTTCCGGAATGGCCAAAACCCAAAGTCGTACGGGCACGAGACACGCAGTACAAGAAGCGGTATGCATTCTACTACAATAGGCGTAATGGAAATCGAGAACTACCTCAACTTGATGTGGGGGATGACGTAAGGATCAAAGTAGACAAAGAAAAACTTTGGTCAACAAGTGGAGTTGTTGAGCGCGCAGACCTGGAGAAACGTTCATATTTAGTCAGGAACACCACAGGGTGTTTATCAGAGAAATCGCCGACATCTACAATCGGTTAA